GGTGGGAAGCTTGCCGACGACCTGGGGGCTGGAGAGATCGACCGAGAGCGAGAGCCGGACGCCCCAGGGACGGAAGACGTCGGCGACGCGGGCGATCTCTTCGATCATCTCGGGGGTGAGGGTGCGCAGGTCGGAGTTGACGTTGTTGATGGTGACGCCGTTGATGCCGATGGAGGCCAGCAGGCGGGCGTACTCGGCGGGGCGCGTGAGGTCGGCGCGGACATGGCCGTCGTCGAAGAAGATGGAGCGGCCACCGTAGCCGCGCTCGATGGAGCCGTTGAGGTTGTCCCACTGGTTGATCCAGCGGATCTTGTTTGCGGGCTCTTCGATCAGGGGCTGCTGTGGCAGCGGCGTGCCTGCGGCGATCATGGAAAGCAATCGGAAGGTGCCGTATAGCTCGCCGCGTTCCGAGCCTCCAGTGACGACCCAGAGGTCTCTTCCCTTCTGCCTGACGCGCTCGATGCGAAAGCCTTCTTCTGCAACGGGCGCAGTTGTGATGCCAGCGGCGGCTAGGCTCTTTGAGGTGCCCAGAACCAATGCGTCTCCATGAGCGGGGAGCGTGGCAGCGGTGCTGAACGGCTTGCCCAGCATCCGCTCGAGGCCGGTATGGAGTTCTTCCGATGCGCTCTGTGAGGTGGGTCCGCTACTTGCGTTCCAAAGGACCGATGGGAGCTTTGCGTAGAGGCTTTTCGCTTCGCCCAGGGGCTGATAGCGCAGCCATGCGGCCTGGCTGTCGGGTACGGATGCGGCGCTGACCACGACGGAGGACGACTGCGCGAAGATGCTGCTTACACCGCTGACAAGCACCAATGCTATACCAAGGATTCTGCGAGTCGATCTCACGGATACGTCCTTTCGTTGCTGGCAGTGGCTACCAGTCTGTGAGGGTGCCGTCGAGCTTGCGGGCCAGCGGTAGGTAGGCGCGTTCGTAGGGGTACTTCGCGGCCAGCGTCTCGTCGATATCGACGCCGAGGCCGGGCTTGTCACCGGGGTACATGTAGCCCGCGCTAAAGGTGTACTCGTGGGGAAAGACTGCGTCGGTGAGGGCGCTGTGGCGCATGTGCTCCTGCACGCCGAAGTTGTGGATCGACAGACCGAAGTGCAGTGCCGCCGCCATCGTTACAGGAGAGAGATCGGTGGCTCCGTGGCAGCCCGTGCGGACGTGGTAGATGGCGGCGAAGTCGGCAGCCTTCTTGAGCGCGGTGAGGCCGCCGCCGTGGACGATGGTCATGCGCAGGTAGTCGATCCACTGGTTGCGGATGAGATCGTGCGCGTCCCAGAAGGAGTTGAAGACCTCGCCGGTGGCGATGGGGGTGGTCGTGTGCTCGCGGATGAGCTTGAAGCCCTCTTGCAGCTCGGCGGGAACGGGGTCTTCCATCCAGAAGAGGTTTGCGGGCTCGAGTGCTTTGCCGAGGCGGGCGGCTTCAATGGGGGTCAGGCGGTGGTGTACATCGTGGAGGAGGTGAACGTCTTCGCCTAGCTCGACGCGCAGACGCTCGAAGAGCTTGGGCGCGGCGCGCAGGTAACGCTCGCTGGACCATAGGCTTTCGCTGGGCAGGCCGCGCTCGGCGGGCTCGTACGCCTTGGTGCCCTTGGGCACGCCGTAGGTGCCGGACATGCCGGGGATGCCGCTCTGCGCGCGCACGGCGATGTAGCCCAGCTCCATCTCCTTGCGTACCGAATCGACGGTCTCGTCGATGTCGCGGCCGTTGGCGTGGGCGTAGACCATGACGCCGTCGCGGCTCTTGCCGCCGAGCAGGTTGTAGACCGGCGTGTTGAGGGCCTTGCCCTTGATGTCCCAGAGCGCGACGTCGACCGCGGCGATGGCGGTCATCGTGACGGGGCCGCGCCGCCAGTAGGCTCCGCGATAGAGGTACTGCCAGATGTCCTCGATCTGGGATGGGTCGCGGCCGATGAGGCAGGGGCAGACGTGCTCGCTGAGGTAGCTTGCTACGGCCAGCTCGCGGCCGTTCAGCGTGGCGTCGCCGAGGCCGTAGATGCCCTCGTCCGTCTCGATCTTTAACGTGACGAAGTTGCGGTCGGGAGAGCAGATAATCAAGCGTGCGCTGGTGATCTTCATAGCACCCTTTACGACTCTGGTTAGTGAGGCAGTGGCTGCGAGCCTTCGATTGCGAATGAAGTGGACGGTGCGCTGGATGACGGCTGTGAGCCGCCGACTGCGATACGGTACTCCCCTGCGCGGACGGCGCGGTCGCCCTTCGCGTCTACCAGCGAGAGCTGACGTGGACGAAGCGTGAAGAGCAGGTGGCGCTTCTCGCCGGGGGCCAGGTGGATGCGCTGGAAGGCTTCGAGTTCCAGTGCAGGCGCCAAGGGTGTTGACGGAGGCAGCAGGTAGAGCTGGGATACCTCATCGCCCGCCATGTGGCCGGTGTTGGTGACATCGGCTTCGACGGTGAGGTCGTCGCCCGCGTGCAGGTGGCTGGTGGAGAGCTTCACATTGCTGTAGGCGAAGCTCGTGTAGCTGAGGCCGTAGCCGAAGCCGTAGAGCGGTGTGCCCTTGAAGTAGCGGTAGGTGCGGTTCGACATGGAGTAGTCGTCGAAGGAAGGAAGCTGCTCCTTGGAGGTGTAGAAGGTAATGGGCAGGCGGCCGCCGGGGTTGTTCTTGCCGGAGAGCGTCTCGGCGATGGCGCGGGCTCCTGCTTCGCCCGGATACCAGGCTTCGAGGATGGCGGCGGCGTGCTGTTGCGCCCAGTTGATGGCCAGGGCGCTGCCGTTGAGGAGCACCACCACGATGGGCTTGCCTGTGGCAGCTACGGCTTCAAGCAGTTGCTGCTGGGCTGCGGGCAGCTTGATGTCGGTGCGGTCGCCACCGGCGAAGCCTTCTACCTTCAGCGGCATCTCTTCGCCTTCGATCTCGGGCGACAGGCCGACGAAGGCCAGGACTACGTCAGACTGCTTGGCGATGGCTACTGCCTGCTGGCGCATGACGTCGGCGGGAGGCACCCACTCCAGCGTGAAGCCGCCGCCGAAGAGCGGGGCTTCGTGGATATACTCGACGCGAAGCTTATGCGGCTGCGTGTCAGCGAAGTGCAGGTTGAAGCGCGGCGATCCGCTACCGCGGGACTCCTTGCCTGCCGGGCTAGCGAAAGAGGTAACCTTCACGTCGTCTAGGTAGACCGCGAACTTCTCCGAGTCGTAGCAGGGGAAGCAGTGTGCGAGGCGCGCGTGGAACTCGTAGTCGCCGGACTGCGGCGGGGTGATCGTGCCCGACCAGCGTACGGAGAACTTCGATTGATCGAGGCCATCGACGGGGGCTGCGGAGTTCCAGTCGAAGTCGATCTCTTTGTCCACTCGCGTGGCTGTGGGTGTGCCGGAGAAGTCGGTGTTGGAGAAGTACTCGCCGGTAATTCCCTCTTTGCCATCGTTCGAATGGAAGAGCGTGCGCGGCGCGGGTAGCGTTACTCCTTCAGCGTAGGAGGAACCTTGCGCGTATAACACGTGAGTTGCACCGAACTCGGCTGCGATGCCGTCCAGCGGCAACTGCGGGTTCCTGGGAACGGCGTTGTAGTTCCCTTCTATCGCCGACAATGCTGCCGCGTTGGGGCCGATGACTGCGATGGTCTTCGTGCTCGCACGCAGCGGTAGCAGGTTCGAGCGATTTTGCAGCAGAACCATCGACTCGCGTGCGGCCTTCAGGGCTGTCTCCTGATGCTGTGCGGAGCGGACCTCGCTGAAGGGGATCTTCGCGAAGGCTACCTGCGAGGGGTCGTCGAAGAGACCTAGCTTGTAACGCGCGGCGAAGAGACGCTCAAGCGATGTGTCGATCTCCTTCTCGCTGATGAGGCCGCGTTTTACCGCGTCGCCTAAGGCCAGGTAGGTGGTGCCGCAGTTGGTGTCGGTGCCCAGCTTGATGCCGTCGGCTGCGGCTGTGGCTTTGTCGGCGGAGTAGTTGTGGGCCTTCTTTTCGAAGAAGTCGTCAACCGCGCCGCAGTCGGAGGTGATGAAGCCCTTGAAGCCCCACTCGCCGCGCAGGATGTCGTGGAGCAGCAGCTTGCTGGCGCAGGCGGGCTGGCCGTCGACGGCGTTGTAGGCGCACATGATCGAGTCGGCTTTGGCGTCGACGATGGTGGCGCGGAAGGCGGGCAGGTAGGTGTCCCATAGGTCGTATGGGGTGGGGTCGATGTTGGCGCTATGACGCGTGGACTCGGGGCCGCTGTGGACGGCGAAGTGCTTCGGGGTTGCGATGACGCGGGGGTGTTCGGGGTCTTCGCCCTGGAGGCCGCGCACGAAGGACATACCGAGGCGGCTGGTCAGGAAGGGGTCTTCGCCGTAGGTCTCCTGGCCGCGTCCCCAGCGTGGATCGCGGAAGATATTGATGTTCGGCGACCAGATGGAGAGGCCGAAGTAGATGGAATGAACGTTGTTGCGGATGGCCTCGTTGTACTTGGCGCGCGCCTCGACCGAGATGGAGGTGGCGACCTCGTGCAGCAGGTCGGTGTCCCACGTGGAAGCGAGGCCTATGGCCTGCGGGAAGAGTGTCGCGTAGCCGGACCGAGCGACGCCGTGCAGGCCCTCGTTCCACCAGTCGTAGGCGGGCACGTTCAGGCGCGGGATGGCGGCGGAGGTGTTGATGGTCTGGGTGATCTTTTCGTCGAGCGTCATCTTCGAGACAAGCTCGTGCGCGCGCTGCTCCGGCGACTGCTGAGCGATCAGGCACGAGGAGACCGTGGCGAGAAGAAGTACCGGCAGACAGAGAGTTTTGGGGAAGTTTTTTTTGGACTTCATGGGTGATCGGGCTCCGGCGGTTTCGGCTGGATGACGGTGAAGTTTATTTTGTACGCGTCACAAACTTTATCCGTGGCACGCGAGCCTGTCAAACGGCGCTTCGGTCTTATGTATGTGATTGTATTGGGTGGCGCGCGGCTACTGGTTTACGCCGCTCGCCAGCGTTCCGCCGTCCACGACCAGGATCTGGCCGGTGATGAAGCTGGCGGCCTCTGAGGCCAGGAAGATCGCGGGGCCCACCAGCTCTTCCACGTCGCCGAAGCGATGCATGGGGGTGCGCATCAGCAACTCGTGGCCGCGGGGCGAATCGAGCAGCTTGCGGTTGAGGTCGGTGGGAAAGATGCCGGGGGCGATGGCGTTGACGCAGACGCCGTGCATGGCCCACTCGACTGCGAGTGATTTGGTCAGAGCGCCTACGCCTGCCTTGCTGGCACCGTATGCGGCTACATCGCGAAAGGCCACAAAGGTAGAGAGCGAAGCGATATTGATGACGCGGCCGTAGCCCTGCTCCAGCATGGTGCGGCCGAAGATCTGACAGGCGCGCAGGGTTCCCGTCAGATTGATGTCGAGGATGTTGGCCCAGGTCTCTTCCGTCAACTCCAGCGTGGGTACTCGCTTGGTGATGCCAGCGCAGTTCACGAGGATGTCGACGCGACCGAACTCTTTGAGGACCGCCGCGTGCAGGGCCTCGAGCGAGTCGCGCTGGGTAGCGTCGCTGGCGATGCGGAGGGTGCGATGACCGGCGCTCTCCAGCTCGTCGGCGAGGGCGTTCACGGCCTGCAGGGTGCGCGAGCTGGCGACCGTATTGGCACCAGCCTCGGCCAGCCCCAGGGAGATGGCTCTGCCGATCCCCGAGGTGCCGCCAACTACCACCGCACATCTTCCTGAAAGGTCGAAAAGATCAGCTCCCACAGTCGTCAGGGTCCTTTGGAAATCGATTTCCATTATTACCTGAAAAAAATGAGGCTGTCACGGAGGAACTTGAGGGTTTTCTTGTCAAGCACAACCAACTCCAATGTTTTGTTTCAGATAAAAGAGAGATAGAAATGAGAATCTATTACGAAATTATCTCGTCGAGGGATACTTTCTATCAGGAAGTGTAATTTACTTCATTTCCTAAAATTATAGGGTGACCCTCCAAAGAGGTCGAGTCTGGAAGAGGAAAGCATACCTCGGGACTAGGGCCGGCGTACGTCCCAATCAAACTCCGTACGCACCCCAGAAGCAACAGAAAAGACAAAACGACGGCAAAGGCAAAAGCAGATTCTTCGCTTCTGAATGACAAGCAAAAGAACGCGCAACCGCAGATTTTACGATGGCGCTCCGGAAGATCGCCTCGGGATTCTGAAATCAGCCGGGAATCCTAATCCGACACGGCTTCGATAACCTCCTGCCCTGCATCCTGTTTCACATCGCGGCCGTACTCGATGCGTACTGGAAGACGCAGTGCGGAGAAGATGAGTACTATCTGGATCGTCGTAAGAAAGATGAATGCCGCCCGGAACGGAAACGTGAAAAACGGTGCTCCGCTCGAAGACTTCCATGCGACCACATTCACCACTGCCGTCATCCTGATGGGCCGCCACGTCACTGCAGGATGTTCAGCGTGGTGGTGGCCCTCGGCAGATCTTTTTTGGGGAGCAGCGATCGCTGGAGAGGTGGTCGAGTTTCTGGAGCGAGATAAGAGCGACCTTGCTCAAGACTTGAATGACGGTCTTGGTTGAAGCTCCAAGCTCGGTTAAGACTATTTCAACCTTAGCTTTCTGCTCGTCGCGTATTGAATGAGCATCGCTCTAGCCGTTCCATGGTTGCATTTCAAAGGCCAGCAGCGACTGGCTCCATCAGGGACGTTGCCCCAGCATCTGTTGAATGTTATTTTGCGCAAGAAACAGGCCGAGCTGAGTTTCCAGAAGAGATGCTTTTGTGTCGTAAACGGCGGCGTCCGCCTTTGCTGCGCTCGATGCGAGATCAGCGTTTTGCTCCACACGTTGAGAGCTTACCCGGGCTGCTTCGACTCGTGCCTTGAGGGCCTCGTTCACAACCGCTATAAGCTGCTGTAACTGTTCGGTCTTGTCATAGGCAGCAGATATCTCGATCGCAACGTTTGCTTCGGTCTGCTGCAATTGAGTCTCTGCCATCTGAAGCTCGATCCTGGCTTGTCTGAGCTTTGCCTCTCGAGTGCCGCCGTCGAAGAGGTCGTAGGTGAACGCGCCGCCGAATGTGCCGAAGTTGTGTACGAGAAACGGAATCCCGCTTTGGTAGCTATATCGTGCGAGTCCGCTGATGTCCGGAATATATGCATCGCGCGCAGCGGTCACTCCGGCCTTCGCCTTCTCTACTGTTTGTCTGGCCGCTAGCACTTTGGGATTGTTTGCTGTCACGGCCGCGATCGCCTCATGACGAGATGGAAGGGTCGGTGCTGCTCCCAGAGAATCACCGTCGAGAATCAGACGAGTGCCGAGTGGCAGTCCGAGGACATCGTCAAACTGAAGGGTCGCATCGTCGATTGCGAGTTCTTGCGTGAGCACGGATTGTTGCTGATCCAGATAGGCGGCGTGCGCCTGTAAGGCAGCGACGTTCAGAGATCTCCCTTCTGCCACAGCCCGAGTATTTTCGGATTCGTTTACGGATGCCGCCGATGCAGCCCGTTTTGTGGCCTCCAGGTGCGCCTGCGCCGTGAGGATATTGAAGTACATCTGGTGGACAAGCAGGGAGATCGAATTTTCCGCGTCGGTTTCATCGATCTGTGCGCTTAGGACGTCTGCCGTCGCGGCCCTGTCACCGGCGTGAATCTTAAACATCTGGGTGAGGGGTTGGACCAACCCTGTGCCGCTGGTGTATGTATTCACTGATCCCTGACCGATCCGCAGAGAGCGACCCGGGATGAGTCCGGTCGCAGCGGAGTTTCCGAAGGCACCAGCGGGAATGTCTATGCCTTCAAGTTCGGTGACGTGCAGAACCGTTGACTCGTTTTTGATGTGGGGATAGTAGTTTGCCCGCGCGATCGCCCGCTTTGCTTCATTGTCTTCCACAGAGAGGCGGGCAAGTTTGAGGCGACGATTGTTTTGCATAGCCAGCTCAACCGCTCTGGAAAGAGTAAGCGATC
This is a stretch of genomic DNA from Granulicella sp. WH15. It encodes these proteins:
- a CDS encoding glycoside hydrolase family 3 C-terminal domain-containing protein, which codes for MKSKKNFPKTLCLPVLLLATVSSCLIAQQSPEQRAHELVSKMTLDEKITQTINTSAAIPRLNVPAYDWWNEGLHGVARSGYATLFPQAIGLASTWDTDLLHEVATSISVEARAKYNEAIRNNVHSIYFGLSIWSPNINIFRDPRWGRGQETYGEDPFLTSRLGMSFVRGLQGEDPEHPRVIATPKHFAVHSGPESTRHSANIDPTPYDLWDTYLPAFRATIVDAKADSIMCAYNAVDGQPACASKLLLHDILRGEWGFKGFITSDCGAVDDFFEKKAHNYSADKATAAADGIKLGTDTNCGTTYLALGDAVKRGLISEKEIDTSLERLFAARYKLGLFDDPSQVAFAKIPFSEVRSAQHQETALKAARESMVLLQNRSNLLPLRASTKTIAVIGPNAAALSAIEGNYNAVPRNPQLPLDGIAAEFGATHVLYAQGSSYAEGVTLPAPRTLFHSNDGKEGITGEYFSNTDFSGTPTATRVDKEIDFDWNSAAPVDGLDQSKFSVRWSGTITPPQSGDYEFHARLAHCFPCYDSEKFAVYLDDVKVTSFASPAGKESRGSGSPRFNLHFADTQPHKLRVEYIHEAPLFGGGFTLEWVPPADVMRQQAVAIAKQSDVVLAFVGLSPEIEGEEMPLKVEGFAGGDRTDIKLPAAQQQLLEAVAATGKPIVVVLLNGSALAINWAQQHAAAILEAWYPGEAGARAIAETLSGKNNPGGRLPITFYTSKEQLPSFDDYSMSNRTYRYFKGTPLYGFGYGLSYTSFAYSNVKLSTSHLHAGDDLTVEADVTNTGHMAGDEVSQLYLLPPSTPLAPALELEAFQRIHLAPGEKRHLLFTLRPRQLSLVDAKGDRAVRAGEYRIAVGGSQPSSSAPSTSFAIEGSQPLPH
- the manD gene encoding D-mannonate dehydratase ManD, with amino-acid sequence MKITSARLIICSPDRNFVTLKIETDEGIYGLGDATLNGRELAVASYLSEHVCPCLIGRDPSQIEDIWQYLYRGAYWRRGPVTMTAIAAVDVALWDIKGKALNTPVYNLLGGKSRDGVMVYAHANGRDIDETVDSVRKEMELGYIAVRAQSGIPGMSGTYGVPKGTKAYEPAERGLPSESLWSSERYLRAAPKLFERLRVELGEDVHLLHDVHHRLTPIEAARLGKALEPANLFWMEDPVPAELQEGFKLIREHTTTPIATGEVFNSFWDAHDLIRNQWIDYLRMTIVHGGGLTALKKAADFAAIYHVRTGCHGATDLSPVTMAAALHFGLSIHNFGVQEHMRHSALTDAVFPHEYTFSAGYMYPGDKPGLGVDIDETLAAKYPYERAYLPLARKLDGTLTDW
- a CDS encoding TolC family protein, which translates into the protein MRKAYKQIKVEHRISGSPPRRYLLLALLIASFLAVNYAAAQADSQASIDSGRPTRSLTLSRAVELAMQNNRRLKLARLSVEDNEAKRAIARANYYPHIKNESTVLHVTELEGIDIPAGAFGNSAATGLIPGRSLRIGQGSVNTYTSGTGLVQPLTQMFKIHAGDRAATADVLSAQIDETDAENSISLLVHQMYFNILTAQAHLEATKRAASAASVNESENTRAVAEGRSLNVAALQAHAAYLDQQQSVLTQELAIDDATLQFDDVLGLPLGTRLILDGDSLGAAPTLPSRHEAIAAVTANNPKVLAARQTVEKAKAGVTAARDAYIPDISGLARYSYQSGIPFLVHNFGTFGGAFTYDLFDGGTREAKLRQARIELQMAETQLQQTEANVAIEISAAYDKTEQLQQLIAVVNEALKARVEAARVSSQRVEQNADLASSAAKADAAVYDTKASLLETQLGLFLAQNNIQQMLGQRP
- a CDS encoding SDR family oxidoreductase; translated protein: MGADLFDLSGRCAVVVGGTSGIGRAISLGLAEAGANTVASSRTLQAVNALADELESAGHRTLRIASDATQRDSLEALHAAVLKEFGRVDILVNCAGITKRVPTLELTEETWANILDINLTGTLRACQIFGRTMLEQGYGRVINIASLSTFVAFRDVAAYGASKAGVGALTKSLAVEWAMHGVCVNAIAPGIFPTDLNRKLLDSPRGHELLMRTPMHRFGDVEELVGPAIFLASEAASFITGQILVVDGGTLASGVNQ